Within Candidatus Methylomirabilota bacterium, the genomic segment GACGGCGATCTGGGAGGCCGCCGGCTACCCTTGGTCGGTTCGGCTGAAAGCCCTGCTGCCGCTGTGGCTGCCCTGGGCCCGGCGGCGACTGCGGCTGTCCGCCTCGGTGTGTCAGCGGCTGCGGGCGATCAGCGCCCGGCAGATCGATCGCCGGCTGGCGCCGCGCAAACGGCACCTCACGCGACGCCGCTATGGCCGCACCAAGCCCGGGACGCTCCTCAAGCACCACATCGCGCTGCGGACCGATCACTGGGACGTCACGGTCCCGGGCTTTACCGAGCTGGACTTAGTGGCGCATGCGGGCCATCGGGCCGACGGCGAGTTCGCCCATTCGCTCAACGTCGCCGATATCCACACCACGTGGGTCGAGACCTGCGCGGTGCTCGGGCGCAGCGAAGCCCGCGTCCAGACAGCCTTGGAGGCGATCCGCCAGGCGCTGCCCTTCCGGCTGCGGGGCATCGACTCCGACAACGGCTCGGAATTCATCAACGACCATCTCTATCGCTACTGCCAGGCCCAGGCGATCCAGTTCACGCGGGGCCGGCCCTACAAGAAGGACGACAACGCCCACATCGAGCAGAAGAACTGGACCCATGTCCGCAAGCTCGTCGGCTATCTCCGCTATGACACGCCGGCGGCGGTGGCCGCGCTGAATGCGCTCTACCGCCACGAACTTCGGCTCTTCCAGAACCTGTTCTTGCCCTCGGTCAAGCTCCAGCGCAAGGAGCGCGTGGGGGCGCGCCTGCGGCGGCACTACGACGCGCCCCGCACGCC encodes:
- a CDS encoding integrase, whose amino-acid sequence is MMSRRAKWEYLHAIHGRYGQAAREAKRRILDEFCATTGYHRKSAVRLLNGPPPGGAPPRRRRRPARYSPAVIQALTAIWEAAGYPWSVRLKALLPLWLPWARRRLRLSASVCQRLRAISARQIDRRLAPRKRHLTRRRYGRTKPGTLLKHHIALRTDHWDVTVPGFTELDLVAHAGHRADGEFAHSLNVADIHTTWVETCAVLGRSEARVQTALEAIRQALPFRLRGIDSDNGSEFINDHLYRYCQAQAIQFTRGRPYKKDDNAHIEQKNWTHVRKLVGYLRYDTPAAVAALNALYRHELRLFQNLFLPSVKLQRKERVGARLRRHYDAPRTPLERVQACAEADPTAVAQLVALRDQLDPFALAQAIDRKIERLVGLATPARPVVTTASPPPSATPVRRRPGRPPNVRDFTFGNRLRRPTRPVSRVTS